A genomic region of Apus apus isolate bApuApu2 chromosome 24, bApuApu2.pri.cur, whole genome shotgun sequence contains the following coding sequences:
- the TIMM13 gene encoding mitochondrial import inner membrane translocase subunit Tim13, translated as MEGGFGSGFGADFGSGGGGGGKLDPGLIMEQVKVQIAVANAQELLQRMTDKCFRKCIGKPGGALDNSEQKCIAMCMDRYMDSWNTVSRAYNSRLQRERANM; from the exons ATGGAGGGCGGGTTCGGCTCCGGGTTCGGCGCCGACTTCGGCTCCGGGGGTGGCGGCGGGGGGAAGCTGGACCCGGGGCTCATCATGGAGCAGGTGAAAGTGCAGATCGCCGTGGCCAACGCGCAGGAGCTCTTGCAG CGCATGACGGACAAATGCTTTCGGAAGTGCATCGGGAAGCCCGGCGGGGCGCTGGACAACTCGGAGCAG AAGTGCATCGCCATGTGCATGGATCGGTACATGGACTCCTGGAACACGGTTTCCCGAGCCTACAACTCTCGGCTGCAGCGGGAGAGAGCCAACATGTGA